The following are encoded in a window of Nitrososphaerota archaeon genomic DNA:
- the trxA gene encoding thioredoxin, with protein MVDPELEKILKQRMLDIQHRAESGKLKMGQLVELNNSNFNIIMSDPKPVLVDFWAEWCGPCRIMHPVFEKLASEYGGKMVFARLNVDENGELAAKYRVMSIPTFMVFKTGRPVDMVIGAVGENGLRKMIEKNTSQ; from the coding sequence GTGGTAGATCCGGAGCTTGAAAAGATACTTAAGCAAAGAATGCTTGATATTCAACATAGAGCAGAGAGTGGAAAACTAAAGATGGGACAACTAGTTGAACTGAACAACTCAAACTTCAACATAATAATGAGTGACCCTAAACCAGTACTAGTCGACTTCTGGGCTGAGTGGTGCGGCCCCTGCCGAATCATGCACCCAGTCTTCGAGAAGCTGGCATCAGAGTATGGTGGAAAAATGGTGTTTGCACGACTAAACGTCGACGAAAACGGTGAGCTCGCAGCCAAATACCGTGTAATGTCTATCCCGACCTTCATGGTCTTTAAAACTGGTAGACCAGTAGACATGGTAATCGGAGCCGTTGGAGAAAACGGCCTCCGGAAGATGATTGAGAAAAACACCAGCCAGTAA
- a CDS encoding 3-isopropylmalate dehydratase large subunit, which yields MNVIEKILSRASGEKEVVPGQIVDAKIDHAMINEITGYLVARYFHEVGAKKVWDPKKVTVVLDHTIPAPTAEAAEVHRLVRDFARELNLPGFYDVGRGGVCHQVMVEKGNVKPGDVIVGADSHTVTYGGLGAFSTGIGSTEMTSVFITGKLWFKVPKIIRIDVTGKFGKYVGAKDLFLRVAREIGFSGATYMGLEFKGPTVKKLSVSSRLTLCNMTIEVGGKAGIVEPDEKTIEYVKSKTSEPFNPLYSDPDAEYARTLKVDVTGMQSQVACPNAVDNVKPVSELSGVELDQVYIGSCTNGRIEDLKIAADIVRGKKVNPRTRLVVVPASQEVFIDAMKEGLIQTFAEAGAAIATASCGACYGGHLGVLAAGETCLSTTNRNFIGRMGDPMAKVYLGSPAVAAASALTGRITDPETLR from the coding sequence TTGAACGTAATTGAGAAGATTCTAAGTCGCGCCTCCGGTGAAAAGGAGGTTGTACCAGGACAGATAGTCGACGCCAAAATAGATCATGCAATGATAAACGAGATCACCGGCTACCTAGTTGCACGATACTTCCACGAAGTCGGTGCGAAGAAGGTGTGGGATCCAAAGAAGGTTACAGTGGTGTTAGACCACACCATCCCGGCTCCTACAGCCGAGGCTGCTGAAGTGCACCGCCTTGTCAGAGATTTTGCTAGAGAACTGAATCTACCCGGCTTCTACGATGTTGGTCGCGGCGGTGTATGCCACCAAGTCATGGTTGAGAAAGGAAATGTGAAGCCTGGAGATGTCATTGTTGGTGCTGACTCTCACACGGTAACTTACGGTGGGCTAGGTGCATTTTCAACCGGCATCGGCTCAACCGAGATGACATCCGTCTTCATTACCGGGAAGCTATGGTTCAAAGTACCTAAAATCATCAGGATAGATGTGACAGGCAAGTTTGGAAAGTACGTCGGGGCCAAGGATCTCTTTCTGCGAGTGGCAAGAGAGATCGGTTTCAGCGGAGCCACCTACATGGGTCTAGAGTTCAAAGGGCCAACAGTGAAGAAGCTAAGCGTGTCAAGCCGCCTTACTCTGTGTAATATGACAATAGAAGTAGGTGGTAAGGCAGGCATTGTTGAGCCTGACGAGAAAACAATAGAGTATGTGAAAAGTAAAACAAGCGAACCGTTTAATCCGCTCTACAGTGATCCTGACGCTGAGTACGCTCGGACACTGAAAGTTGACGTAACAGGCATGCAGTCCCAAGTGGCATGTCCCAACGCAGTAGATAATGTCAAGCCGGTTTCAGAGCTGAGTGGCGTAGAGCTTGATCAGGTCTACATCGGCTCCTGCACCAACGGCCGAATCGAGGATCTGAAGATCGCTGCCGACATTGTTAGAGGAAAGAAAGTGAATCCTAGGACAAGACTCGTTGTTGTTCCGGCGTCGCAGGAGGTCTTCATAGATGCGATGAAGGAGGGGCTTATCCAAACCTTCGCAGAAGCCGGAGCCGCCATTGCGACCGCTTCATGCGGTGCCTGTTACGGTGGCCACTTAGGTGTATTAGCTGCGGGTGAGACCTGTCTCAGCACGACCAACAGAAACTTTATCGGGAGAATGGGTGATCCAATGGCAAAGGTTTACCTAGGTTCACCTGCGGTAGCAGCAGCATCCGCGTTAACAGGTAGGATCACGGACCCGGAGACACTGAGGTGA
- a CDS encoding BrnA antitoxin family protein, which produces MKRSTRTITLRIDASLEEALSRDAKAKGLTINSLTNQVFKRYVEWDRFSEGLCMLPISRDILKGVFDKLSEDESRTAGENTGSFVPRELSSLLFGSFDSESLTRLLELWFSRFTSYEHKTEDSSHLFVVHHDINLNFSIYWASFLQAALKGAGCSDIKAHPSQNMLTFSFTTPR; this is translated from the coding sequence TTGAAGAGATCTACTCGAACTATCACACTCCGGATTGATGCTTCTTTAGAAGAGGCGTTGAGTCGGGATGCGAAGGCAAAGGGTCTGACGATTAACTCATTGACTAACCAAGTTTTCAAACGGTACGTCGAGTGGGATCGTTTTTCGGAGGGTCTATGTATGCTGCCGATCAGCCGAGATATTCTAAAGGGGGTCTTCGACAAGTTATCTGAGGATGAGTCTCGTACTGCAGGTGAGAACACAGGCAGCTTTGTTCCTCGTGAGTTATCATCCCTTCTATTCGGCAGCTTTGACTCTGAAAGTCTTACGCGTCTTCTCGAACTCTGGTTCAGCCGCTTCACCAGCTATGAGCACAAAACCGAAGATTCCTCTCATCTCTTCGTAGTGCACCATGATATTAACCTGAACTTCTCAATTTACTGGGCCTCTTTCCTCCAAGCCGCCTTGAAGGGTGCTGGTTGTAGCGACATCAAAGCTCATCCCTCGCAAAACATGTTAACTTTCTCATTCACTACACCTAGGTAG
- a CDS encoding TIGR00300 family protein codes for MPSKTGRKPGSQEPKRFTRQIEVKGHLIDSMILTRIFDRIMDLKGEFEVEEFRIGRRKKDYSYARLLVKGESQAHLERMLEEIYRDGAIPVELETVDYEPSPKDKVLPDNFYSTTNHQTFVYLNSGWVEVENQMMDKAIVLNLKENRAACRLIRDIKKGDLVVVGEAGIRVVPPERPREGVGVFQFMSSQSSIEKPTQTITRRIAEDIFRTKNEGGKVAIVAGPAVVHTGAATSLAKMIRDGYVDALLAGNALAVHDVEYSIFKTSLGMYLDEGTAAFHGHRHHMAAINEVFKAGSLEEAVKKGVLKSGIIYECVKKGVPFVLAGSIRDDGPLPDVVTDSVEAQRRYREVLKDVNVVLMISTVLHSIAVGNMLPSSVKVVAVDINPSSVTKLLDRGSGQAVGLVSDIGTFLPVLVRYLEELKNS; via the coding sequence ATGCCGTCAAAGACAGGTCGAAAACCCGGATCTCAAGAGCCTAAACGTTTCACTAGGCAAATCGAGGTCAAAGGCCATTTAATCGACTCAATGATTCTCACAAGAATCTTCGACAGAATAATGGATCTCAAAGGCGAGTTCGAGGTTGAAGAGTTCCGCATCGGTAGAAGGAAGAAAGATTACAGCTACGCTCGATTGCTGGTGAAAGGTGAGAGCCAAGCCCACCTTGAACGTATGCTCGAAGAGATTTACCGCGACGGCGCTATCCCTGTTGAACTTGAGACCGTCGATTACGAGCCTTCTCCGAAGGATAAAGTTCTGCCGGATAACTTCTACAGCACAACTAATCATCAGACCTTCGTCTATCTTAACAGCGGCTGGGTTGAGGTGGAGAATCAAATGATGGACAAGGCAATTGTGCTGAACCTTAAGGAGAACCGCGCAGCATGCAGGCTCATCCGCGACATCAAGAAGGGCGATCTCGTAGTTGTAGGTGAAGCCGGAATCAGGGTAGTCCCGCCTGAACGCCCCCGAGAAGGTGTAGGTGTGTTCCAGTTCATGAGCAGCCAAAGCTCCATCGAGAAGCCGACGCAGACTATCACTCGGAGAATTGCTGAGGATATCTTCAGAACCAAGAATGAAGGTGGAAAGGTCGCGATCGTTGCAGGCCCCGCGGTGGTGCACACGGGCGCAGCAACCTCACTGGCGAAGATGATACGAGACGGCTACGTCGATGCTCTACTAGCTGGAAATGCCTTAGCAGTCCATGACGTCGAATACTCAATATTCAAAACATCCCTCGGCATGTATCTAGACGAAGGTACCGCAGCATTTCACGGCCACCGCCATCACATGGCTGCGATAAACGAGGTGTTCAAAGCCGGCTCGCTCGAAGAAGCTGTGAAGAAAGGTGTGTTGAAGAGCGGAATAATCTATGAGTGCGTGAAGAAGGGGGTGCCGTTTGTCTTGGCTGGCAGTATTCGAGATGATGGTCCTCTACCCGATGTTGTGACTGACAGCGTGGAGGCGCAGCGTAGATACCGGGAGGTTTTGAAGGATGTCAACGTCGTGCTGATGATTTCCACGGTGCTTCACTCCATTGCAGTGGGGAACATGTTGCCCTCAAGCGTGAAAGTTGTGGCGGTAGACATCAATCCCTCTTCAGTCACCAAGCTCCTCGACCGTGGCTCAGGTCAAGCCGTTGGGTTAGTATCCGACATCGGCACATTCCTTCCTGTACTTGTGCGATATCTTGAGGAATTGAAGAACTCCTGA
- a CDS encoding class I SAM-dependent methyltransferase encodes MSVSFEEREKWDSFYKMNAPDQLPWETGRAEPDLAELIKQGVVEEGRVLDICCGLGTQSIYLAKKGFEVYGIDISSTAVKMAQERCSEEGVACHLTQGDASDLKYPDGFFTFVFDRGCFHSMNPERREKYIRGIRRVLKDDGKYYLKCFSSRNGSWVNSFTEKEIRNYFSPLFKIIAINEYTHVENTYGQRVYLYGVLMQTR; translated from the coding sequence TTGAGCGTCAGTTTCGAAGAACGAGAGAAATGGGATTCATTCTACAAGATGAATGCACCCGACCAGCTACCCTGGGAAACAGGTAGGGCTGAGCCGGATCTTGCTGAGCTCATCAAGCAGGGAGTAGTTGAGGAGGGAAGAGTGCTTGACATCTGCTGCGGACTAGGAACACAGTCCATATACTTGGCTAAGAAGGGCTTCGAGGTTTACGGCATCGATATTTCTTCCACCGCGGTAAAGATGGCGCAGGAAAGATGCTCAGAGGAGGGAGTGGCCTGCCATCTGACTCAAGGAGACGCGTCGGACCTAAAGTATCCAGACGGGTTCTTCACATTCGTTTTTGACCGAGGATGTTTTCACAGCATGAACCCTGAACGTCGAGAGAAGTATATCCGGGGAATCCGCCGCGTATTGAAAGATGACGGCAAATACTACTTGAAGTGCTTCAGCTCAAGAAACGGCAGCTGGGTGAACAGCTTTACAGAGAAAGAAATCAGAAACTACTTCTCACCTCTATTCAAGATAATTGCGATAAACGAGTACACCCATGTGGAGAACACCTACGGTCAACGCGTCTATCTCTACGGGGTTCTGATGCAGACCCGGTGA
- a CDS encoding archease, with product MTGYTFLEHTTDALIRAEGDSLEESFANAARGLTDTMVHIETVEEKTEEQFTVQGSDLENLLYNWLETLLIKVTTENIVFSTFKLKIRRIKEGYELTGIGRGEELNLERHRPKTEVKAATYHLMKIERTNRHVTLQFLLDL from the coding sequence TTGACTGGGTATACTTTCCTTGAACATACTACTGACGCCTTGATCAGAGCTGAAGGGGACAGTCTTGAGGAGTCCTTTGCTAACGCAGCCCGCGGCCTCACCGACACTATGGTGCACATAGAGACGGTAGAGGAGAAGACCGAGGAGCAGTTCACAGTTCAGGGCAGTGACCTTGAAAACCTGCTTTACAACTGGCTTGAAACTCTGCTCATCAAGGTGACCACTGAAAACATAGTCTTCTCAACATTCAAACTAAAGATTCGGAGGATTAAGGAGGGCTATGAACTCACCGGCATAGGTCGCGGTGAAGAACTCAACCTTGAGAGACACAGGCCTAAGACTGAGGTTAAAGCAGCCACCTACCATCTGATGAAAATCGAGCGGACAAACAGGCATGTAACTCTACAGTTTCTGCTCGACCTCTAA
- a CDS encoding 2-isopropylmalate synthase, protein MSGSSSSNEKKRKRSGSTKDERILIFDTTLRDGEQTPGVSLTPENKLQIAKQLDRLGVDIIEAGFPITSKGEIEAMKSIAKAGLNAEICGLARTSRKDIDAALECGVDSIHTFIATSDIHLKHKLKMTREQALEKAIDAVEYCKSHGVTVEFSAEDATRTDPSYLKKVFGAVCDAGANRIDIPDTVGVITPDKMFQLVTDVKTVVDVPISLHCHNDFGLAVANTLAGINAGARTAHVAVNGLGERAGNASLEELVMALYCLQRRKTGIHTELIYETSRLVSRIAGIVIQPNKAIVGENAFGHESGIHTHGVLEMPLTYEPMAPELVGRKRWIQAGKHAGGHGIDAQLKELGIDVNQNQLKEIVERVKDLGDKGKRLSETDLSALARAVLGQTAPDEKMVTLQDFSVMTGVRVVPTASVRVVIGDKSFVASETGVGPVDSAMKAIQKATDSFGEIRLKEYRLEAITGGSDALAEVRIKVEDANGITSSASSAGEDIVVASVEAMLDGINKVLLKRRKMAHQVQS, encoded by the coding sequence ATGAGCGGTAGTAGCAGCAGCAACGAAAAGAAGAGAAAACGCAGCGGTAGTACCAAAGACGAGCGTATCCTGATTTTCGACACCACCCTGCGCGACGGTGAACAGACCCCCGGTGTCTCCCTGACTCCTGAAAATAAGCTCCAGATAGCGAAGCAGCTCGACCGCCTAGGTGTAGACATCATCGAAGCCGGTTTCCCAATAACTTCTAAAGGTGAAATTGAGGCTATGAAGTCAATAGCAAAAGCCGGTCTCAACGCCGAGATTTGCGGCTTAGCGCGTACCAGCCGAAAAGACATCGATGCCGCCCTAGAGTGCGGAGTAGACTCTATCCATACCTTCATTGCCACATCAGACATTCACCTGAAACATAAGCTGAAGATGACACGAGAACAGGCTTTAGAGAAGGCGATCGACGCAGTAGAATACTGCAAATCTCACGGCGTAACTGTGGAATTCTCAGCTGAAGACGCGACCAGAACAGACCCATCTTATCTGAAGAAGGTATTTGGAGCGGTGTGTGATGCAGGCGCCAACCGCATAGACATCCCGGATACAGTTGGAGTCATTACCCCCGACAAAATGTTTCAACTCGTCACCGACGTAAAAACTGTGGTGGATGTCCCTATCAGCCTGCACTGCCACAACGACTTTGGACTAGCTGTGGCTAATACTCTTGCAGGCATTAACGCAGGAGCACGTACAGCTCACGTTGCAGTGAACGGTCTCGGTGAGCGGGCGGGCAACGCTTCGCTTGAGGAGCTGGTTATGGCGCTTTACTGTCTACAGAGGCGAAAAACAGGTATACATACTGAGCTGATATATGAAACATCCCGGCTTGTATCGAGAATCGCCGGAATAGTGATACAGCCGAATAAAGCGATTGTCGGAGAAAACGCCTTCGGCCACGAATCAGGCATCCATACTCACGGAGTTTTAGAGATGCCGCTAACCTATGAGCCGATGGCGCCGGAGCTAGTCGGCCGCAAACGATGGATCCAGGCCGGTAAACATGCTGGAGGACACGGTATTGATGCGCAGCTGAAGGAGCTCGGTATTGACGTTAACCAGAATCAGTTAAAGGAGATTGTTGAACGCGTAAAAGATCTAGGTGATAAAGGAAAGCGGCTCAGCGAAACCGATCTCTCAGCTCTTGCCCGCGCCGTCCTCGGACAAACTGCTCCTGACGAAAAGATGGTTACCCTACAGGACTTCTCAGTAATGACCGGTGTCAGAGTGGTACCGACCGCCTCCGTACGGGTAGTCATAGGCGACAAGAGCTTCGTGGCATCCGAAACCGGCGTCGGTCCAGTTGACTCTGCGATGAAAGCAATACAGAAAGCGACTGACAGCTTCGGCGAAATCCGGCTTAAGGAGTACAGGCTCGAAGCTATCACCGGCGGCTCAGATGCGCTTGCCGAGGTGCGGATCAAGGTTGAAGACGCTAACGGAATCACCTCGTCAGCTAGCTCTGCAGGCGAAGACATAGTGGTTGCAAGCGTAGAGGCGATGCTTGACGGAATCAACAAGGTTCTGCTCAAACGCAGAAAGATGGCTCACCAAGTGCAGAGTTAA
- a CDS encoding DUF4242 domain-containing protein — MTYIDFHTSGVKGLSEKQFKDAVKRIEPEFRARGVKPSEVLYNLSEGRSFCITEASSSALIKEAHLRAGLPVDDILPVDKISGAF, encoded by the coding sequence ATGACATACATCGACTTTCACACAAGCGGTGTAAAGGGGTTATCTGAGAAGCAGTTCAAGGATGCGGTCAAAAGAATTGAGCCGGAGTTCCGCGCCCGCGGCGTCAAACCTTCTGAGGTTCTCTACAACCTTAGTGAAGGAAGATCATTCTGCATCACTGAAGCATCAAGCTCAGCACTCATCAAAGAAGCACATTTGCGCGCAGGTCTACCGGTCGACGACATTCTACCTGTAGATAAAATCAGTGGAGCATTCTAA
- the cimA gene encoding citramalate synthase translates to MDTTLRDGAQALGVTFSLQDKISIAERLDRLGFDYIEGGYPGSNPKDHEFFNVAAKLKITNSQIVPFGSTRRKDLSAENDRVLNVLLDTGAKTIVLFGKSWLLHVKNVLGTSSEENLRMIYDSVRYLREAGCEVIFDAEHYFDGFKADPKYALQTVKAAEAAGARVVVLCDTNGGTLTSNVEDIVSKTVSSLGVKVGIHCHNDSGLAVANTLIAVKAGATHIHGTINGFGERCGNADLCQVIPALKFKMGLDVLGTGDTSKLRVKELTSLSRYVYALTNMAPSPHQPYVGPGAFSHKAGMHVDAILKSPGAYEHLDPALVGNERHLLISELSGRSGIVQIASRLGLQIDGSKDKVERVLQRVKQLESEGYHLENADATLYLIFLKELGRMIEPFKVKRWQILTVKDTEAKVNAKVTVEVNGKEYEESGEGVGPVHSIDVALRKSLLRSFPQLEKVRLINYKVSVVDSVTGTASSVRVLIEFRDNGHSWATTSVSQNITVASETALTEGYIYWLLTQPVSAQTANKK, encoded by the coding sequence TTGGATACCACTCTGCGCGACGGCGCACAAGCACTAGGAGTAACCTTCTCCCTCCAAGATAAAATCAGCATAGCCGAAAGGCTTGATCGCCTCGGTTTCGACTACATCGAGGGAGGCTACCCCGGGTCCAACCCTAAGGATCACGAATTCTTTAATGTAGCCGCAAAACTGAAGATAACCAACTCACAGATAGTTCCCTTCGGAAGCACGAGACGAAAAGATCTATCTGCAGAGAACGATCGTGTCCTAAACGTGTTGCTGGACACAGGGGCCAAAACAATAGTGCTCTTCGGTAAATCATGGTTGCTGCACGTAAAAAATGTTCTAGGCACCAGCTCAGAAGAAAACTTGAGAATGATATATGATTCGGTGCGTTATCTGCGCGAGGCTGGGTGCGAAGTGATATTCGATGCCGAACATTACTTCGACGGCTTCAAGGCAGATCCAAAATATGCTCTCCAGACAGTTAAGGCTGCTGAAGCGGCGGGTGCACGTGTCGTAGTGCTTTGCGACACGAACGGAGGCACCTTAACGTCAAACGTTGAAGACATAGTGTCCAAGACTGTGTCTAGTCTCGGTGTAAAGGTCGGTATTCACTGCCACAACGACTCGGGTTTGGCGGTAGCCAATACATTAATAGCTGTGAAGGCCGGCGCGACACATATTCACGGCACCATAAACGGCTTCGGAGAGCGTTGCGGAAACGCTGATCTCTGCCAAGTCATTCCTGCACTTAAATTCAAGATGGGACTGGATGTGCTTGGCACCGGAGACACCTCTAAGCTGAGAGTAAAGGAGCTAACTTCACTTTCACGCTACGTCTATGCACTGACGAATATGGCTCCAAGTCCGCATCAACCCTACGTGGGACCTGGCGCCTTCTCGCACAAGGCCGGCATGCATGTGGATGCAATTTTGAAGAGCCCCGGCGCGTATGAGCATTTAGATCCGGCGCTGGTAGGGAACGAGAGGCATCTTCTCATCTCGGAGCTCTCAGGCAGATCCGGTATTGTTCAGATAGCCTCTAGACTAGGACTTCAGATAGATGGATCCAAGGACAAGGTTGAACGGGTTCTGCAGCGGGTAAAGCAGCTTGAGTCTGAAGGATATCATTTAGAGAACGCTGATGCTACACTTTACCTGATATTCTTGAAGGAGCTCGGAAGAATGATTGAGCCCTTCAAAGTGAAGCGATGGCAGATCTTGACGGTAAAGGACACTGAAGCTAAAGTGAATGCTAAGGTCACTGTCGAGGTGAACGGGAAGGAGTATGAAGAGTCTGGAGAAGGGGTGGGGCCTGTCCACTCAATAGATGTAGCGCTCAGAAAATCTCTGCTGAGAAGCTTCCCGCAGCTCGAGAAGGTAAGGCTGATCAACTACAAGGTCAGCGTCGTGGACAGCGTCACAGGAACCGCCTCCTCAGTTCGCGTCCTAATCGAGTTCCGAGATAACGGTCACTCCTGGGCAACCACATCAGTATCCCAGAACATCACCGTGGCAAGCGAGACCGCTTTAACTGAAGGATACATATACTGGCTACTCACCCAGCCGGTCTCAGCGCAAACTGCTAACAAGAAGTGA
- a CDS encoding dienelactone hydrolase family protein, whose product MLKEDRTPVSLRIDSVSIEGELVVPDGAEAVVLFAHGSGSSRFSPRNNYVARVLRQKRLATLLFDLLTENEDMIYNNRFNITLLAERLMLVTQWIIDNPETTDMRIGYFGASTGAAAALQASVEVNSDLIGAVVSRGGRPDLAQAFLTRVQAPTLLIVGGRDPIVLELNREVLQRLKCEKELAVVANATHLFEEPGALEEVSRLATDWFSKYLSRKTR is encoded by the coding sequence ATGCTGAAAGAGGACAGGACACCGGTTAGTCTACGAATCGACTCGGTGTCCATTGAAGGCGAGCTAGTTGTTCCAGATGGGGCTGAGGCGGTTGTGCTGTTTGCTCATGGAAGTGGAAGTAGCAGATTTAGCCCCAGAAATAACTATGTCGCGAGGGTACTCCGTCAGAAGCGTCTCGCTACACTGCTGTTTGATCTACTCACCGAGAATGAGGATATGATTTACAACAACCGTTTCAATATCACGTTGCTTGCGGAGAGATTGATGCTTGTAACTCAGTGGATCATAGATAATCCTGAAACAACCGACATGAGGATAGGGTATTTTGGTGCAAGTACAGGCGCAGCAGCCGCGCTTCAAGCTTCGGTTGAAGTGAACTCAGATTTAATCGGAGCTGTTGTTTCTCGAGGCGGCAGACCCGATTTGGCGCAAGCCTTTCTCACACGGGTTCAGGCGCCGACTTTACTGATTGTAGGTGGAAGAGATCCGATTGTGCTGGAGCTCAATCGAGAGGTTCTCCAACGCTTGAAGTGCGAAAAGGAGCTGGCTGTGGTGGCTAATGCAACTCATCTCTTCGAAGAACCCGGTGCACTGGAGGAGGTATCACGATTAGCCACTGATTGGTTCAGTAAATACCTGTCAAGGAAGACGAGATGA
- the ilvN gene encoding acetolactate synthase small subunit, translated as MKLNEKLYTLATIVENKPGVLFRTANMFRRRGFNIESISVGTIEQDGLSRMTITVYADEDTAEQIIKQLSKLIDVIKVNVLDEAEIVKRELALIKIQIQDSRALTELTNYCNIFRNRIIDVSPDSMIIEVTGTPDKVDAFVQLVQGYGIREMARTGITALQRGSKK; from the coding sequence ATGAAGTTGAACGAGAAGCTCTACACCCTCGCAACAATAGTGGAGAACAAGCCGGGGGTCCTCTTCAGAACCGCAAACATGTTTAGACGACGCGGCTTCAACATCGAGAGCATCAGCGTCGGCACTATCGAGCAGGACGGCCTATCCAGAATGACAATCACTGTCTATGCTGATGAAGATACTGCAGAGCAGATAATCAAACAGCTAAGCAAGCTAATCGACGTAATCAAGGTAAACGTCCTAGACGAAGCGGAGATCGTTAAGCGAGAGTTAGCGTTAATCAAGATTCAGATACAGGACAGCCGAGCACTGACAGAGCTGACAAACTACTGCAACATCTTCAGAAACCGCATCATAGACGTATCCCCAGACTCAATGATCATTGAGGTTACAGGTACGCCTGACAAGGTTGATGCCTTCGTCCAACTCGTCCAAGGTTACGGAATAAGAGAAATGGCCCGAACCGGTATAACGGCGCTTCAACGAGGCTCAAAGAAATGA
- a CDS encoding zinc-binding dehydrogenase — MKAVVFHEYGGVDKLRYEDAPDPAPHPGEVLVRVKAVALNHLDIWERLSGSPLPHISGSDISGEIAQLGDWVTGLKKGEKVVVFPSTRCGRCEACLLGHPTQCAHRQIIGNQTNGGYAEYVTVPAENIFPLPENLSFEEAAALPLAGSTAWHMLVSKGHVDATSTVLIHGAGSGVSVYAVQLGKIFGAKVIVTTSTEEKAEKARELGADHVINYRKENVVEAVKRLTNERGVDVVVDHVGATTFNDSLRALRVGGKLVSAGVTTGKKIEFDISFLYRNELIIEGSYIYTIGEFYQVLKMARDGRLKPVVSQIFPLSKAAEAQRAMEEGRQFGKLILKV, encoded by the coding sequence ATGAAGGCAGTCGTCTTTCACGAATATGGTGGCGTTGATAAGCTTCGGTATGAGGATGCTCCTGATCCGGCTCCGCACCCTGGAGAAGTGCTCGTCAGAGTCAAGGCTGTTGCGCTGAATCATCTCGATATCTGGGAACGGCTGAGCGGCTCTCCTCTTCCACATATCTCGGGAAGCGACATCTCAGGCGAGATTGCTCAGTTGGGCGACTGGGTCACCGGACTGAAGAAAGGTGAGAAGGTAGTAGTTTTTCCTTCGACCAGATGTGGTCGCTGCGAGGCCTGTCTACTAGGTCACCCCACGCAATGTGCGCATCGCCAAATCATCGGTAACCAGACTAACGGCGGCTACGCCGAATATGTTACAGTTCCAGCTGAGAACATCTTTCCTCTTCCTGAAAATCTCAGCTTCGAGGAGGCTGCCGCGCTGCCCCTCGCAGGCTCAACCGCTTGGCATATGCTTGTTAGCAAAGGCCACGTAGATGCTACCTCAACTGTACTAATACACGGCGCAGGAAGCGGGGTCAGCGTTTACGCAGTCCAGCTGGGCAAAATTTTCGGTGCAAAGGTGATTGTGACAACCAGCACTGAAGAGAAAGCTGAAAAGGCTAGGGAACTGGGCGCGGATCACGTGATCAACTACCGTAAAGAGAACGTGGTTGAAGCTGTGAAGCGGTTGACGAATGAGCGGGGTGTTGATGTCGTTGTGGATCACGTGGGCGCAACGACATTCAACGACAGCTTGCGGGCGTTGCGGGTGGGCGGCAAGCTTGTCTCGGCGGGTGTTACAACTGGCAAGAAGATTGAGTTCGATATTTCGTTTCTTTATCGTAACGAGCTGATCATCGAAGGCTCGTACATCTATACGATAGGTGAGTTTTATCAGGTTTTGAAGATGGCGAGAGATGGTAGGTTGAAACCGGTTGTTTCACAGATTTTTCCATTGAGTAAGGCCGCTGAAGCGCAACGTGCGATGGAAGAAGGTAGACAGTTCGGTAAACTCATTCTCAAGGTCTAA
- a CDS encoding 3-isopropylmalate dehydratase small subunit, whose product MNSKALKFGDNINTDIIIPGKYLTITDEKELGKHAMDGIDPKFAEKSRGGAVLVVGENFGSGSSREQAPIALKNADVKCVVAKSFARIFYRNAINIGLPVLECSELWPDVQDGDLLSVTLEEGTIKNSRSGKVFKAQPLPLFILEIIQSGGLLNQLRQKQTKKDK is encoded by the coding sequence ATAAACTCTAAAGCACTAAAATTCGGTGACAACATCAACACCGACATAATTATCCCGGGAAAATACTTGACCATTACTGATGAGAAGGAGCTGGGGAAACATGCGATGGATGGCATTGACCCCAAATTCGCCGAGAAGAGTCGTGGCGGTGCAGTTCTTGTGGTCGGAGAGAACTTCGGCTCAGGATCAAGTCGTGAGCAGGCCCCGATTGCTCTGAAGAATGCTGATGTGAAATGCGTGGTCGCAAAATCCTTTGCCAGAATCTTCTACAGGAACGCAATAAACATCGGCCTCCCAGTACTGGAGTGCAGCGAACTATGGCCAGATGTTCAAGACGGTGACCTCCTATCAGTTACACTAGAGGAAGGAACAATAAAGAACAGCAGATCAGGTAAGGTCTTCAAGGCTCAGCCGTTACCACTGTTTATACTAGAGATAATTCAGTCCGGTGGACTGCTGAATCAGCTTAGGCAGAAACAAACAAAGAAAGACAAGTAA